From the genome of Halobellus litoreus, one region includes:
- the aroA gene encoding 3-phosphoshikimate 1-carboxyvinyltransferase — protein sequence MDVTISQSRVEGRVRAPPSKSYTHRAILAAGYGGEAVVSDPLVSADTRATMRAVEAFGGSVDRSGDDSRLEISGFDGRPGVPDDVVDCANSGTTTRLVTACGALADGLCVFTGDDSLRSRPQGPLLDAIDQLGGRAESTRGNGQAPLVVGGDTGGGRVSIPGDVSSQYITALLMAGAVTDEGIEIDLETELKSAPYVDITLEVLRDFGIEAERTAEGFAVPGGQSYDPVGGEYAVPGDFSSMSYLLAAGAVAAADGKSVVVEGARPSAQGDSAIVAILESMGASIEWDREAGEITVPRSSLSGTTVDVGDTPDLLPTIAALGAVADGDTVIENCEHVRYKETDRVSAMAEELTKMGASVTEEADRLTIHGSETDLVGARVDGRADHRIVMSLAVAGLVADGETVIEGGEHVDVSFPDFFDAMASLGVDVERTE from the coding sequence ATGGACGTCACCATCTCGCAGTCGCGCGTCGAGGGGCGGGTCCGCGCGCCGCCCTCGAAGAGCTACACGCACCGAGCGATCCTCGCGGCCGGCTACGGCGGCGAGGCCGTCGTGTCCGACCCGCTCGTGAGCGCCGACACCCGCGCGACGATGCGCGCGGTGGAAGCCTTCGGCGGGTCAGTCGACCGCTCCGGCGACGACTCGCGGCTCGAAATCTCGGGCTTCGACGGTCGACCGGGCGTCCCGGACGACGTCGTCGACTGCGCGAACTCCGGGACGACGACGCGCCTCGTCACCGCGTGCGGCGCGCTCGCCGACGGCCTCTGCGTCTTCACCGGCGACGACTCCCTCCGTTCGCGACCGCAAGGGCCCCTGCTCGACGCCATCGACCAGCTCGGCGGGCGCGCGGAGTCGACGCGCGGCAACGGGCAGGCGCCCCTCGTGGTCGGCGGCGACACCGGCGGCGGAAGGGTGTCGATCCCGGGGGACGTCTCCTCGCAGTACATCACCGCGTTGCTGATGGCCGGCGCGGTCACCGACGAGGGGATCGAGATCGATCTGGAGACGGAGCTGAAGTCCGCGCCGTACGTCGACATCACGCTGGAAGTCCTCCGGGACTTCGGCATCGAGGCCGAGCGGACGGCCGAAGGCTTTGCCGTTCCCGGCGGACAGTCCTACGACCCGGTCGGCGGCGAGTACGCCGTCCCCGGGGACTTCTCGTCGATGTCGTATCTGCTCGCCGCGGGCGCGGTCGCCGCGGCGGACGGTAAATCCGTGGTCGTCGAGGGCGCGCGACCGAGCGCGCAGGGCGACAGCGCCATCGTGGCAATCCTCGAATCGATGGGGGCGTCGATCGAGTGGGACCGCGAGGCCGGCGAGATCACCGTTCCGCGGTCGTCGCTGTCGGGGACGACCGTCGACGTCGGCGACACGCCCGACCTGCTCCCGACCATCGCCGCGCTCGGGGCCGTCGCCGACGGCGACACCGTCATCGAGAACTGCGAGCACGTCCGCTACAAGGAGACCGACCGCGTGAGCGCGATGGCCGAGGAGCTGACGAAGATGGGCGCGTCGGTCACCGAAGAGGCGGACCGCCTGACGATCCACGGCAGCGAGACCGATCTCGTCGGGGCCCGCGTCGATGGCCGCGCGGACCATCGGATCGTGATGTCGCTCGCGGTCGCCGGCCTCGTCGCCGACGGCGAGACCGTCATCGAGGGCGGCGAGCACGTCGACGTGTCGTTCCCCGACTTCTTCGACGCGATGGCGTCGCTCGGCGTCGACGTCGAGCGCACCGAGTAG
- a CDS encoding PGF-CTERM-anchored ABC transporter substrate-binding protein → MQRSAVVLSVLLVVAALGTAVAPTAGATVDPSGGSAAVAAGDVTTPESGVDALNDAPPQDHQSDSGSDSGTDSSTATCTFPYETTDATGADVAIESDPDRVVTLNPSAAQTMWEIGARDEVVGVSQYASYLEGADKRANVSGAGGPSVETVLNASPDLVLVPNSSYGAAAERVEQIRDTGVPVYVFGQPESLEFVADKTERIGRLTGNCDAGVERAAEIRQSVDDMERALDGTDRPVGLNVFYGYTSGANTFIGDVMTTGGLQNGAAEDFTGFQMINDEAVVRINPEWIVAPTGSSIPDTPAYERTTAVQEDNVIRIDTNLLQQPAPRSVQAAETILENVHPEAYAEYRRLQSEESTATAGAEQTSEPQTTVETVTEPSPTTAADSPGFGPVVTLAALAAAALLATRR, encoded by the coding sequence ATGCAACGCAGCGCAGTCGTTCTCTCGGTGCTACTGGTCGTCGCCGCGCTCGGTACGGCGGTCGCACCTACCGCGGGCGCGACGGTCGACCCGTCCGGTGGTTCCGCAGCAGTCGCCGCCGGCGACGTCACGACTCCGGAGAGCGGCGTCGACGCCCTCAACGACGCACCGCCGCAGGATCACCAGTCGGACTCCGGGTCCGACTCCGGTACCGACTCCAGCACCGCGACCTGCACGTTCCCGTACGAGACGACTGACGCCACGGGGGCCGACGTGGCGATCGAATCCGACCCCGACCGGGTCGTGACCCTCAACCCGAGCGCCGCCCAGACGATGTGGGAGATTGGCGCGCGAGACGAGGTTGTCGGCGTCTCCCAGTACGCCTCGTACCTGGAGGGGGCAGACAAGCGGGCGAACGTCTCCGGGGCCGGCGGGCCGAGCGTGGAGACGGTGCTGAACGCCAGCCCCGACCTCGTTCTCGTCCCGAACAGTTCCTACGGCGCTGCCGCCGAACGGGTCGAGCAGATCCGGGATACCGGCGTCCCCGTGTACGTATTCGGCCAGCCGGAGTCGCTCGAGTTCGTCGCCGACAAGACCGAGCGGATCGGCCGACTCACCGGAAACTGCGACGCGGGCGTCGAGCGCGCCGCGGAGATCCGCCAGTCGGTGGACGATATGGAACGGGCGCTCGACGGGACGGATCGACCGGTCGGACTCAACGTCTTCTACGGCTACACTTCCGGCGCGAACACCTTCATCGGCGACGTGATGACCACCGGTGGCCTGCAGAACGGCGCTGCGGAGGATTTCACCGGCTTCCAGATGATCAACGACGAGGCGGTCGTTCGGATCAACCCCGAGTGGATCGTCGCGCCGACGGGGAGTTCGATCCCCGACACGCCGGCCTACGAGCGTACGACCGCAGTGCAGGAGGACAACGTGATCCGCATCGACACGAACCTGCTCCAGCAGCCCGCACCGCGGTCAGTGCAAGCCGCCGAGACGATCCTAGAGAACGTCCACCCCGAGGCCTACGCGGAGTACCGGAGGCTCCAGTCCGAGGAATCGACGGCGACTGCCGGCGCGGAGCAGACGTCGGAACCGCAGACGACAGTCGAGACGGTCACCGAGCCGTCGCCGACGACCGCGGCCGACTCGCCCGGGTTCGGCCCGGTTGTGACGCTCGCCGCCCTCGCGGCGGCCGCGCTGCTGGCGACGCGTCGCTGA
- the btuC gene encoding vitamin B12 ABC transporter permease BtuC — translation MGIRTRTVGWSGALLGALVAVVVASAGIGPVSIPPATVAKALLSADPLPFAFDVGRTQRIIVRDVRLPRIALAAFVGFALATAGTVMQGFFRNPMADPSIIGVSSGAAVGAVATIVLPYALPFGLELQSAAFVSAVLTAFGVYLIGTRDGRTPTATLLLAGVAVQTFLGAIISLLLLQSGQSIRRVVYWLMGHLGGTTWAEVRVIAVVLPPLFLLLLLYARDLNVLLLGEEDAHALGIEVERTKRLLLAASSVVTAAAVAVTGVIGFVGLIVPHAMRLLVGPDHRILLPTSALAGASFLVATDTLARSGPTEIPVGIVTAALGAPFFLYLLRSREVTGL, via the coding sequence GTGGGCATTCGAACACGCACCGTCGGCTGGTCGGGAGCCCTCCTTGGCGCACTCGTAGCCGTCGTCGTCGCCAGCGCCGGCATCGGCCCGGTGTCGATCCCGCCGGCGACGGTCGCGAAGGCGCTGCTCTCGGCGGACCCGCTCCCGTTCGCCTTCGACGTGGGACGGACGCAGCGGATCATCGTCCGCGACGTCCGCCTCCCGCGGATCGCGCTGGCGGCGTTCGTCGGGTTCGCGCTCGCGACCGCCGGGACCGTGATGCAGGGGTTCTTCCGGAACCCGATGGCCGATCCGTCGATCATCGGCGTCTCCTCTGGCGCGGCCGTCGGGGCCGTCGCGACCATCGTCCTCCCGTACGCGCTCCCGTTCGGGCTCGAACTCCAGAGCGCGGCGTTCGTCTCGGCGGTCCTCACCGCGTTCGGCGTCTACCTCATCGGGACCCGGGACGGCCGGACGCCGACCGCGACGCTGCTCCTGGCCGGCGTGGCGGTCCAGACCTTCCTGGGCGCGATCATCTCGCTCCTGCTCCTTCAGAGCGGGCAGAGCATTCGGCGCGTCGTCTACTGGCTGATGGGTCACCTCGGGGGAACGACCTGGGCCGAAGTGCGGGTGATCGCGGTCGTCCTCCCGCCGCTGTTCCTCCTCTTGCTTCTGTACGCCCGCGACCTGAACGTCCTGTTGCTCGGCGAGGAGGACGCCCACGCGCTCGGGATCGAGGTCGAGCGGACGAAGCGGCTGTTGCTCGCGGCCTCCAGCGTCGTCACCGCGGCGGCGGTCGCCGTGACCGGCGTGATCGGCTTCGTCGGGCTGATCGTCCCGCACGCGATGCGCCTCCTGGTCGGACCAGACCACCGGATCCTGCTCCCGACGAGCGCGCTCGCCGGGGCCTCCTTCCTCGTCGCGACCGACACGCTGGCGCGCTCCGGTCCCACGGAGATCCCGGTCGGCATCGTGACTGCTGCCCTCGGCGCGCCCTTCTTCCTCTATCTCCTCCGCTCGCGGGAGGTGACGGGGCTGTGA
- a CDS encoding heme ABC transporter ATP-binding protein, protein MNADDPLVGVDGLQVDLGGKTVLDGVDAAIDSGSFVGLVGPNGAGKTTLLRTLNGALSPASGTVTVAGERVHDLSSKAASRLVATVPQDTTVAFDFDVRTVVEMGRNPHRSRIGGWDEADTEAVERAFEWTDTDQFADRGIGTLSGGERQRVLLARALAQESPLLLLDEPTASLDINHQVRTLELVRELVSRGKTAVAAIHDLNLAAQYCDELLLLSDGDVAASGPPEAVLTEETLSGAFDANAVVSSHPVTGSVYVTALPDGRRSGSAAPTGRVHVVGGGGTAARYLHVLDAAGYEVTAGALNEGDTDTEAARSLALDVVTVDPFAGVDSEAREAVDERIAAADCVLVADVEVGAGNLPNLRAATNADSVVLVEERPFADRNFVGPEATRVYEALRARGRVVEPSAVPAAVAAAVSESAPAESSTTRPHPPSTDGGRGTDDGDR, encoded by the coding sequence ATCAACGCGGACGACCCACTCGTCGGCGTCGACGGTCTACAGGTCGATCTCGGCGGAAAGACGGTCCTCGACGGCGTCGACGCCGCGATCGATTCCGGCTCCTTCGTCGGCCTCGTCGGTCCCAACGGCGCCGGAAAGACCACGCTGCTCCGCACGCTCAACGGGGCGCTATCGCCGGCCTCGGGAACGGTCACCGTCGCGGGCGAACGGGTCCACGACCTCTCTTCGAAGGCCGCCAGCCGGCTCGTCGCGACGGTCCCGCAGGACACGACCGTCGCCTTCGACTTCGACGTCAGGACCGTCGTCGAAATGGGCCGAAACCCGCACCGCTCGCGGATCGGCGGGTGGGACGAGGCGGACACCGAGGCCGTCGAGCGCGCGTTCGAGTGGACTGACACCGATCAGTTCGCCGACCGCGGGATCGGGACTCTCTCCGGCGGGGAGCGCCAGCGCGTCCTCCTCGCGCGGGCGCTCGCTCAGGAGAGCCCGCTGCTCCTCCTGGACGAACCCACCGCGAGCCTCGACATCAACCACCAGGTCCGGACGCTGGAACTGGTCAGGGAACTCGTCTCCCGCGGGAAGACCGCGGTCGCGGCGATCCACGACCTGAATCTCGCGGCGCAGTACTGCGACGAACTCCTCCTGCTCTCCGACGGCGACGTCGCCGCTTCCGGGCCCCCCGAGGCGGTGCTCACCGAAGAGACGCTGAGCGGGGCTTTCGACGCCAACGCCGTCGTCTCCAGCCATCCAGTCACCGGGTCGGTGTACGTCACCGCCCTCCCGGATGGACGCCGGTCCGGGTCCGCAGCGCCGACCGGACGCGTCCACGTCGTCGGTGGCGGCGGGACCGCCGCGCGGTACCTCCACGTCCTCGATGCCGCGGGCTACGAGGTGACGGCCGGCGCGCTGAACGAGGGCGACACCGACACCGAGGCGGCGAGAAGCCTCGCGCTGGACGTCGTGACGGTCGACCCCTTCGCCGGCGTCGACAGCGAGGCCCGCGAGGCGGTCGATGAACGGATCGCCGCCGCCGATTGCGTCCTCGTCGCCGACGTGGAGGTCGGGGCGGGCAACCTCCCGAATCTCCGCGCCGCGACGAACGCCGACAGCGTCGTCCTCGTCGAGGAGCGCCCGTTCGCGGACCGAAATTTCGTCGGACCGGAGGCGACACGGGTGTACGAGGCGCTTCGCGCCCGAGGGCGCGTCGTCGAGCCGTCAGCGGTCCCCGCGGCCGTCGCTGCCGCAGTTTCGGAGTCAGCGCCCGCCGAGTCGTCGACCACCCGGCCGCACCCACCGTCGACGGACGGCGGACGCGGCACTGACGACGGTGATCGATAG
- a CDS encoding transcription initiation factor IIB, with the protein MSDALHTRARDGTERKREWRDHDADAAENAQTESEKGTEESNEEETLRCPECGSTDLQTDDERGETVCGACGLVVDEDSIDRGPEWRAFDSAERDEKSRVGAPTTNLMHDKGLSTNIGWQNKDAYGNSLSSTQRQKMQRLRTWNERFRTRDSKERNLKQALGEIDRMASALGLPENVRETASVIYRRALDEDLLPGRSIEGIATASLHAAARMAQVPRSIDEVARVSRVDEDEFERAYRYVVRELSLEIQPADPEEYVPRFASDLEIPKETERTARELLENAKRKNVHSGKSPVGLAAAALYAAAQLTNVELTQAEVSDVTDISEVTIRNRYQELLEAWDLDSPRGGRQSAAEA; encoded by the coding sequence ATGAGTGACGCCCTTCACACGCGCGCGCGAGACGGAACTGAGCGAAAACGAGAGTGGCGCGACCACGACGCGGACGCAGCGGAGAACGCCCAAACGGAGTCCGAGAAAGGGACCGAAGAGTCGAACGAAGAGGAGACGCTTCGGTGCCCCGAATGCGGTTCGACGGACCTCCAGACCGACGACGAACGGGGCGAGACCGTCTGTGGTGCCTGCGGCCTCGTCGTCGACGAGGACTCGATCGACCGCGGGCCGGAGTGGCGCGCCTTCGACAGCGCCGAACGCGACGAGAAGTCCCGCGTCGGTGCGCCGACGACGAACCTGATGCACGACAAGGGGCTGTCGACGAACATCGGCTGGCAGAACAAGGACGCCTACGGCAACTCCCTGTCGTCGACCCAGCGCCAGAAGATGCAGCGGCTGCGCACCTGGAACGAGCGCTTCCGGACGCGCGACTCCAAAGAGCGCAACCTCAAGCAGGCGCTCGGCGAGATCGATCGGATGGCCTCCGCGCTCGGCCTCCCCGAGAACGTCCGCGAGACCGCCTCGGTCATCTACCGCCGCGCCCTCGACGAGGACCTGCTCCCCGGCCGCTCCATCGAGGGGATCGCGACCGCCTCGCTGCACGCCGCCGCCCGGATGGCACAGGTCCCTCGGAGCATCGACGAGGTCGCGCGCGTCTCCCGCGTCGACGAGGACGAGTTCGAACGTGCCTACCGCTACGTGGTCCGGGAGCTCTCCCTGGAGATCCAACCGGCAGACCCCGAGGAGTACGTCCCCCGGTTCGCCTCCGACCTCGAAATCCCCAAAGAGACCGAGCGGACGGCCCGGGAACTGCTCGAAAACGCCAAGCGGAAGAACGTCCACTCGGGGAAGTCCCCGGTCGGACTCGCCGCCGCCGCCCTCTACGCCGCGGCGCAGTTGACGAACGTGGAACTGACCCAGGCGGAGGTGAGCGACGTGACTGACATCTCGGAAGTCACGATCCGCAACCGCTATCAGGAACTGCTCGAAGCCTGGGACCTCGACTCGCCGCGCGGCGGCCGGCAGAGCGCCGCCGAAGCCTGA
- a CDS encoding halocyanin domain-containing protein, whose product MSRPNLTRRTVLGATAALTAALAGCSGGSSGGTTDGGDGDGGGSDSSSGDGSGGGSGNGGSTPSFDGYLSGTSNYDGVVDRTGTDEVTVTVGAEANGGNFGFGPAAVRVSSGTTVVWEWNGKGSLHNVVAEDGSFESEQVQEAGHTFSQPFEEAGTVKYYCTPHATIGMKGVVIVEG is encoded by the coding sequence ATGTCACGACCCAATCTCACACGTCGGACGGTTCTCGGCGCGACCGCCGCGCTCACTGCCGCCCTCGCCGGGTGTTCGGGCGGTTCCAGCGGCGGCACAACCGACGGCGGCGACGGCGATGGCGGCGGGTCCGACAGTTCCAGCGGCGACGGGTCCGGCGGCGGATCCGGCAACGGCGGATCGACGCCCTCGTTCGACGGCTACCTCTCGGGCACCTCGAACTACGACGGCGTCGTCGACCGCACGGGGACCGACGAGGTGACCGTGACCGTCGGCGCGGAGGCCAACGGCGGCAACTTCGGATTCGGACCGGCGGCAGTACGGGTCTCCTCGGGAACGACGGTCGTCTGGGAGTGGAACGGCAAGGGTAGTCTCCACAACGTCGTCGCCGAGGACGGCTCCTTCGAGTCCGAACAGGTGCAGGAGGCCGGCCACACGTTCTCCCAGCCGTTCGAGGAGGCGGGAACGGTCAAGTACTACTGTACGCCGCACGCGACGATCGGGATGAAGGGCGTCGTGATCGTCGAGGGATAG
- a CDS encoding Htur_1727 family rSAM-partnered candidate RiPP codes for MTDSKRMRVTEPRGDTTPEWEVFLRADRSESLRHVGSVSAPSAAVAREQAADLFGWTAHTLWVCRADDVARFTERELGGGRSSGGSTSEGETNAEAEANAEAEEGGTVDETAVAGGSGGSSR; via the coding sequence ATGACGGACTCGAAGAGAATGCGCGTGACCGAACCGCGGGGCGATACGACGCCGGAGTGGGAAGTGTTCCTCCGCGCGGACCGGAGCGAGTCGCTGCGACACGTCGGGAGCGTCTCGGCGCCGAGCGCGGCCGTCGCCCGAGAGCAGGCAGCCGACCTCTTCGGGTGGACCGCACACACCCTGTGGGTCTGTCGGGCCGACGACGTCGCGCGGTTCACGGAGCGGGAACTGGGCGGAGGGCGGTCGTCGGGCGGATCGACGAGCGAAGGGGAGACGAACGCTGAAGCGGAGGCGAATGCTGAAGCGGAGGAGGGCGGCACCGTGGACGAGACGGCCGTGGCCGGCGGTTCGGGGGGGTCGTCGCGATGA
- a CDS encoding TIGR04347 family pseudo-SAM/SPASM protein — MISISKLLCDLDAEGDGLRYDDGRDSAREQITEDRTTKPVVVWNLTRRCNLYCQHCYAGADLDAAPGELTTAEGKQLLDELADYGVPVVLFSGGEPLVRDDLEELVAHASDAGIRPVLSTNGTLATPERAAALRDAGLKYAGVSVDGMPERNDAFRGEEGAFDAAVRGIENFLDAGLKTGLRYTITEKNAADMEPVVDLLSEVGVDRFCFYHLDYGGRGGEIADADLSPSERREAVERLCETTLDYHDAGEEIETLLVGNYCDAAFLVEYARERFGAAKADAVRRYLEVNGGDPTGERVADVDYQGNVHLTQFWQGYSLGNVRDRPFGAIWEDESNPLLGALRNREEHLTGKCAACRYQDICRGGSRLRALAGSGDVFGPDPQCYLTRDERLEGAVESSGSAAD; from the coding sequence ATGATCTCGATCAGCAAACTCCTCTGCGACCTCGACGCCGAGGGCGACGGCCTCCGGTACGACGACGGTCGCGACTCCGCCCGCGAGCAGATCACGGAGGACCGGACGACGAAGCCGGTGGTCGTCTGGAACCTCACGCGGCGCTGCAACCTCTACTGCCAGCACTGCTACGCCGGCGCGGACCTCGACGCCGCCCCGGGTGAACTGACGACCGCCGAAGGCAAGCAACTGCTCGACGAACTCGCCGACTACGGCGTCCCGGTCGTGCTCTTCTCGGGCGGGGAACCGCTCGTCCGCGACGACCTCGAAGAACTGGTCGCCCACGCGTCGGACGCCGGCATCCGTCCGGTGCTCTCGACGAACGGCACGCTCGCGACGCCGGAGCGCGCGGCCGCCCTCCGCGACGCGGGGCTGAAGTACGCCGGGGTCTCCGTCGACGGGATGCCCGAGCGAAACGACGCGTTCCGCGGCGAGGAGGGCGCGTTCGACGCCGCCGTCCGGGGCATCGAGAACTTCCTCGACGCGGGGTTGAAGACCGGGCTCCGCTACACGATCACTGAAAAGAACGCCGCGGACATGGAACCCGTCGTCGACCTGCTCTCGGAGGTCGGCGTCGACCGCTTCTGTTTTTACCACCTCGACTACGGCGGCCGCGGCGGAGAGATCGCCGACGCCGACCTCTCGCCCTCGGAGCGCCGGGAGGCGGTCGAACGGCTCTGTGAGACCACGCTCGACTACCACGACGCGGGCGAGGAGATCGAGACGCTGCTCGTCGGCAACTACTGCGACGCCGCGTTCCTCGTCGAGTACGCCAGAGAGCGGTTCGGCGCGGCGAAGGCCGACGCGGTGCGTCGCTATCTCGAAGTCAACGGCGGCGACCCGACGGGCGAGCGCGTCGCCGACGTCGACTACCAGGGCAACGTCCACCTGACGCAGTTCTGGCAGGGCTACAGTCTCGGGAACGTTCGCGATCGACCGTTCGGCGCGATCTGGGAGGACGAGTCGAACCCGCTGCTGGGGGCGCTCCGGAACCGCGAGGAGCACCTGACGGGCAAGTGCGCGGCGTGTCGGTACCAGGACATCTGCCGCGGCGGGTCGCGCCTTCGAGCGCTCGCGGGGAGCGGCGACGTCTTCGGCCCCGACCCGCAGTGTTATCTGACTCGCGACGAACGGCTCGAGGGCGCCGTCGAGTCGTCCGGGTCCGCGGCCGACTGA
- a CDS encoding DUF7546 family protein, translating to MSHRSIRRFRPSPSAGTKRALLALIAVESLLVGGYLLLTDAAVLSVRYLVYPFVWINLAVVTVRAVDVPLPTDRRSGGAAVVAVGYLLVLAWTSGLLAVGSGGPLSVRLAPAMPGWGPVLLVDGPVSLALVPFETIGYAGLATLVYVGVARAAAGVLSGLVGLVTCVSCVGPVVAAVVSGVLGGASTAAAGASTTVLGVTTGAYAYDLSTGLFVLTVAALWATLR from the coding sequence ATGTCACACCGCTCGATCCGGCGTTTCCGCCCGTCTCCGAGCGCGGGGACGAAGCGCGCGTTGCTCGCCCTGATCGCCGTCGAGTCGCTGCTCGTGGGCGGGTATCTCCTCCTGACCGACGCCGCGGTCCTGTCGGTTCGCTACCTCGTCTATCCGTTCGTCTGGATCAACCTCGCAGTGGTGACGGTTCGCGCCGTCGACGTTCCCCTCCCGACCGACCGTCGCTCCGGCGGCGCGGCGGTCGTCGCCGTGGGGTACCTACTCGTTCTCGCGTGGACGAGCGGGCTGCTCGCCGTCGGCTCGGGCGGTCCCCTCTCCGTTCGCCTCGCTCCGGCGATGCCCGGCTGGGGACCGGTACTGCTCGTCGACGGTCCGGTGTCGCTCGCACTCGTTCCATTCGAGACTATCGGATACGCCGGGCTCGCGACGCTCGTCTACGTCGGCGTCGCCCGCGCGGCGGCCGGCGTCCTCTCGGGACTCGTCGGGCTCGTGACGTGCGTGAGTTGCGTTGGACCGGTCGTCGCCGCGGTGGTCTCGGGCGTCCTCGGGGGGGCGTCGACGGCGGCCGCGGGCGCGTCGACGACGGTGCTCGGGGTGACGACCGGCGCGTACGCCTACGACCTCTCGACGGGGCTGTTCGTTCTCACGGTCGCCGCGCTGTGGGCGACGCTCCGGTGA
- a CDS encoding CbaC protein gives MRRLSPALFLVLVAFTIPVAIELRTVAGFFGVDLPFVAVVVVEVVLLAVLVAIYVMGRLTPDEDEDGAATP, from the coding sequence ATGCGCCGACTCTCGCCGGCGCTGTTCCTGGTGCTCGTGGCCTTCACGATCCCCGTCGCCATCGAGCTGCGGACCGTGGCCGGGTTCTTCGGCGTCGACCTCCCGTTCGTGGCGGTCGTCGTCGTCGAGGTCGTGCTGCTCGCCGTACTCGTCGCGATCTACGTTATGGGCCGGCTCACACCGGACGAAGACGAAGACGGGGCGGCGACGCCGTAA